In Pyxicephalus adspersus chromosome 12, UCB_Pads_2.0, whole genome shotgun sequence, a genomic segment contains:
- the PKLR gene encoding LOW QUALITY PROTEIN: pyruvate kinase PKLR (The sequence of the model RefSeq protein was modified relative to this genomic sequence to represent the inferred CDS: deleted 1 base in 1 codon), protein MAQLTQDLGAAFFQKQQLGASMADTFLEHLCMLDIDSEPLTARNTSIVCTIGPASRSVEMLKEMIKAGMNIARLNFSHGTHEYHAGSIKNVREATESFASNPMFYRPVAIALDTKGPEIRTGVINAVSGGATRDARRGRGDLLRPYDWLEYNMKLLQFTILHSSGSSDVGVFVLLSEGADFCLAEVENGGNLCSRKGVNLPGAEVDLPALSARDCLDLEFGIEQGVDMIFASFIRKAQDVHAIRQRLGEKGQNIRIISKIENHEGVKRFDEILEASDGIMVARGDLGIEIPAEKVFLAQKMMIGRCNRAGKPVICATQMLESMIKKPRPTRAESSDVANAVLDGADCIMLSGETAKGLYPVEAVHMQHAIAREAEAAIYNHQLFEELRRVTPLTQDPTEVTAIGAVEASFKCCAAAIIVLTISGRSAKLLSRYRPRAPIIAVTRNEQVARQAHLNRGVFPVLYKESQLEVWADDVDRRVQFGIEVGKVRGFLHKDDIVIILTGWRPGSGYTNIMQVVRVS, encoded by the exons ATGGCGCAGCTGACCCAGGACCTTGGGGCGGCGTTCTTCCAGAAGCAGCAGCTGGGAGCCTCCATGGCTGACACCTTCCTGGAACATCTCTGCATGCTGGACATCGACTCCGAGCCGCTGACTGCCCGCAACACCAGCATTGTCTGCACCATCG GCCCGGCGTCCCGCTCGGTGGAAATGTTGAAGGAGATGATAAAAGCCGGAATGAATATTGCCCGCTTAAACTTCTCGCATGGTACCCATGAG TATCACGCTGGCTCCATCAAGAACGTCCGAGAGGCCACCGAAAGCTTCGCCTCAAACCCCATGTTCTACAGACCGGTGGCCATCGCTCTGGACACAAAGGGACCCGAAATCCGAACCGGAGTTATCAATGCGGTGAGTGGTGGGGCCACCAGG GATgccaggagggggaggggggaccTTCTCAGGCCTTATGATTGGTTGGAATACAATATGAAGTTACTCCAATTTACCATCCTCCACTCATCTGG ATCTTCTGACGTTGGGGTATTTGTTCTTCTCTCGGAAGGTGCGGACTTCTGTCTGGCAGAGGTGGAGAATGGGGGCAATCTGTGCAGCAGGAAGGGGGTGAACCTGCCCGGGGCAGAAGTGGACCTCCCTGCCTTGTCGGCCCGGGATTGCCTGGACCTGGAGTTCGGCATTGAGCAGGGGGTGGACATGATTTTTGCTTCCTTCATCCGGAAGGCCCAGGACGTCCACGCCATCCGTCAGAGGCTGGGGGAGAAGGGGCAGAACATCCGAATCATCAGCAAGATAGAGAACCACGAGGGGGTAAAAAG GTTCGATGAGATCCTGGAGGCCAGTGATGGCATCATGGTGGCCCGTGGGGACCTTGGCATTGAGATACCAGCGGAGAAAGTCTTCCTGGCACAGAAGATGATGATTGGCCGGTGTAACCGGGCCGGAAAACCGGTCATTTGTGCCACCCAG ATGCTGGAGAGTATGATCAAGAAGCCACGGCCCACCCGGGCCGAGAGCAGCGACGTGGCCAACGCCGTGCTGGACGGGGCCGACTGCATCATGTTGTCAGGGGAGACGGCTAAGGGTTTGTACCCGGTGGAGGCCGTCCACATGCAGCATGCG ATCGCCCGAGAGGCCGAAGCCGCCATCTACAACCACCAGTTGTTTGAGGAGCTGCGCAGGGTGACCCCGCTGACCCAGGACCCCACAGAAGTCACCGCCATCGGGGCAGTGGAGGCCTCCTTTAAATGTTGTGCTGCAGCCATCATTGTCCTCACCATTTCTGGCAG GAGTGCCAAGCTTCTGTCCCGTTACCGCCCCCGCGCTCCCATTATCGCCGTGACCCGCAATGAGCAGGTGGCCCGCCAGGCTCACCTGAACCGCGGGGTATTTCCTGTGCTGTACAAGGAGTCCCAGCTGGAGGTTTGGGCCGATGATGTGGACCGGAGGGTGCAATTCGGCATTGAAGTCG ggAAAGTTCGCGGTTTCCTGCACAAGGACGACATCGTCATCATTCTGACCGGCTGGAGACCCGGATCCGGCTACACCAACATCATGCAGGTGGTCAGAGTGTCGTAG